TCACAGGTAACAAGTGATGAGACAAGGGGAAAGGGGTTGTGCCAGGagaagtttagattggatattgggaaaatttcttaATGGCtgtccagctctggcacagctgcccagggtggtggtGGAGCCAGTGGAGGGATTTAACAGAtacgtggatgtggcacttggggacaggggttactggtggccttggcagtgccaaGGGAACAGCTGGACTTGCATGGTCTCAGAGAGCTTTTCtaacccaaacaattccattaGTAAACCCGACTCCAGGGCAGGTCTGCCTGTCCACCCACCACCTCCCTCCCGAGAACAACCTGAAACCCCTTTCCCATTTTCTAACTCGTTGACCCTGCCCCAACACCCTCCAGCAAACCCAGCTCCCCGGAGGGCCCAGCCCTACCTGCTTGGAGACCTTGAGCCACGTTTTCTTGAGGCGGAAGATGGCACTGCGGTTGAGGGAGGAGGTGATCTCCAGCACGGCGTTGTAGTTGTGCAGGCAGCGGCAGATGTCGGCCACCGCCACCCACTTCTCGATGGCGCTGGCGCGCGCCGCGATCTCCCCGTTGCGGATGATCTCCGAGGCAATCAGGTTGCTGACCTTGGGGAGACACGGCCCCAGCCCGGCCTTCAGCGTGGCTTTGGGCACCCCAGCCTcgcagcagggctggatctcCCTGTGCCGCTGCAGCCCCGCCAGCAGTACTGCAGCAGGACTGCCTCCACCTGCACCGAGGCCTGTGGGGTAGGGCAGGGCcgtggggcaggcagggccatagggcagggcagggctgtggggcagggcagggcccgtggggcagggcagggctgtggggcaggcagggccgTGGGGCAGGGGccgtggggcagggcagggccgtggggcagggcagggctgtggggcagggcagggctgtggggcagggcagggccgtGGGGCAGGGACGGCccatggggcagggcagggccatgGGGCAGGGACGGCccgtggggcagggcagggccgtAGGACAGGGACGGCCTGTGGGGCAGGGACGGCccatggggcagggcagggccgtGGGGCAGGGACGGCCcatggggcaggcagggctgtggggcaggcagggccgTGGGACAGGGACGGcctgtgggacaggcagggcctgtggggcaggcagggccatggggcagggacagcccataGGGCAGGGCAGGCCGTGGGGCAGGGCCGGCCCATAGGGCAGGGACGGCCcatggggcaggcagggccgtggggcaggcagggccgTGGGGCAGGGACGgcctgtggggcagggcagggcccatggggcagggcagggctgtggggcagggacggcccatggggcagggcagggctgtggggcagggcagggcccatggggcagggcagggctgtggggcagggacgGCCCATGGGACAGGGACGgcctgtggggcagggcagggcccatggggcagggcagggccgtGGGGCAGGGACGGCCcatggggcaggcagggccgtggggcagggcagggccgtggggcagggcagggctgtggggcagggcagggccgtggggcagggcagggctgtggggcagggacggcccatggggcagggcagggctgtggggcagggcctggggcaggcagggccgTGGGGCAGGTGACCCTccctcaccccagccctggggagggggctgagctgcctcccCGCGTGCCCacccccctgtgccctgcagctgcacctaCATCATTGAAGTGCTTTGTGTTCTTCATGATGTATGGAGTCCTCTCGTTCTTCTCCAGCTTCATCCAGCCTTGCCCAAAGAATTCCCTGCAAACCACAGGGCTCAGGTCaacttttatttctcagttttgCGGGATGTCCAAGCCCTGCAAGCTCCACTGCATCCACAGGATGGAGATCCCGGGGTCTTTGCCCCCACACTGCTGGGAAGGGACCGTGGATGTGGCTGGACGTGTGATGGTTGTAGGAGGGTCTCCCTGAGCCAATTACCTTGGGACATCCCACAAAAGCAGAGAAGTCACAGGGCTCCAAATCTGTCCTTGAGCCAAGTCTGGGCTACTGGCAAAGGCCAGGAAGGCTCTGCATTCTCTGGGgtcagcccagccaggctgcccaTGGGGCCCTGGCTGACCAGAGCTGCCTTTCCTGTCCCATGGGGATCACTCACTCATATGGGATCTTCTTGAAGACCAGGTGGTCCAGCAGCGTCAGCTGCTCTGCGATCTCCAGGGCTGAATGGTTTTCGAAGGGTTCTGCTTTGACCCCCTCGGCCTGTGGGACAGAGAACAGCGGGGCTCACCAGTGAGAATCCCACACACCAACGACACAAACCCAAAGCCAAGCCAGGCTCCCAGGCCAAAGGCTTTTCCCAGCAAAGCCAGATGTGGTGCTCCAGAGGCACCCAGCCCACACCATGCCTGTGCCAAGCTCCTGCCAGCCTCGAGAACCCCAGGGATTTAATCATGCAGCCTTTGGCTGTTTAATTAGCAAAGCACCCAgggatcccagctggagcactgcagccctgcccaggaggggCAAGATGGCTCTGCCAAGGTatttccaggaaagcaggggAGCAGGCATgagccctgtccccactgcctggctctggccaagcagcactgcagcgcagcagggctcagggcgCCCCCACCCTGGGGCCACAGCCAAAGCCTGAGGTCCAGACTGCACGGAGCCACTGGTGACTGTCCTAAACCATCACAGAGACATTGTCACTGATACCAGTCcttgggcacagctctgggccaCCCAACACCCCCACAACACCCCCACAAACAGTGCTTGGATGGGGCTGGTGCCACTCCTGCAACACCTCCACCCCACCGCCTCAGGGAGAAGATCAGCcaccaaaaacaacaaagccCACTGGCATCCCGcccaaataaaaccccaaactgccctggTGACACAGGAGAACACCCCAAGATCAACACACGCACACAAGAGCCCAGCACAAGGCAAGAGCCCTTGCACaatcccctggggcaggggttGGGAAAGCTCCAGCAAACAACGCAGCCCCCTGCTCGTGATGtgcatcccaaaccccagggcagcctcccatcccagcaccctTTGACTGCAGGTCACGCTGCCCAGCCTGAGGGGCAGAGCAAAGCCCCCAGGGctctcctgtcctctcctcttCAGAGGAAGTTTCCAGAACATGCAATTCTGGGCAACAGCTCAAACAAAGCCCAGGAGGGAGTGCACCCCTCCAGAAGccaccagcagagccaggggacaGAGTCTTGGGTGTTTCAGGTGCTCCAGGCCAGTTTCAAGTGGCTCTTGTGTTCTTCTGGGAACaggtttggttgggtttttttcagtgcagaagGGCAGCAAGtgctctgcagccaccctgGGGGCTCTAAATCCATGCACATTCCCAGGGCTCTCTCTTTCCggggagcagcagtgatgctggCTGAGCCAGAGCCCCTCACTTGGAACTGGAACAGGTTTGGGGACACAGAGGACACGATGGGAGcccctggggcacaggcagcagcaggaaggtgtctctgtgccctctgcagCCATTCTGCTGACTGCAGGGGAATAATGTGCCTGtgggctggctggtgctgcctctgccctaacagatccagctgtgctcacagctggCCCCTCCCCAGAAAGCCtttcctgctgtgcagctgcacccctggcactgccctcgGAGGCTCACTCTGCCCTGAGTGAGCACCAGGACCTTTGGCTGCTCCCCTTCCACCACCCCaaggcagcaggggcaggtaggcagggagggaaggagcattTACCATCTGCACCACCTCCTCCAGGGTTATCTGGTTGTCTCCTGGATCCTCCTGTGTCAAGGTCCTGTGGCACAGAAAGAGAGgatttctgcagctgggagagcgCCAGACCCACACAGCTCTGACAGGGCAGCGCGGCTCCGAGGAACAGCCTGGCTGCAACTCTCAGCCTGTGTGTCAGGAGACCCCCTCAGTGCCATTCCTCatcttacagagaaaaacactcCTTAGCAGAGGCCACATGGCCCCACAAgtgtcagccctgctgcaaGACAAGAGTCCTGCCCTCAGTGTGGGGTGGGCACACCCtgagtgccagcacagccctgggagccacGGTGCCACACCAGCACccggcagcagcagggccagcacgCTCTGGGCTCAGCACTGAACCTCAGACGGGCACCAAGGGGGTCGCACCCGCCCTGCCCCGAGGCTGAGCACCAcccagcctcctcctcatcttcctccctggctgctcccagccccggcacagtccctgctgagcctgctgtgctcccgggtgagagcaggagcagccagcagctggcagtgctAGGACAAGCCTGACACAAAacctgcagcccctcacctgATGATGTTGGCAGCTGCCTTCCTCTCCTGCGTCAGGAGCTCGGGGTCGTGGATCACCTCCTCCAGGAAGCCAATCACCCGGAACTTCAGCTCCTCGTTGGTCTCAAAGTCCTGCCaaggccagcacagcctggattACTGTGCTGGAGCGACCCTgatccagcagagctgcttccttcccagctgggcaagggctgCCTCTTCCCAGCACAATCCCAGCACGGGAGGGCAGCAGGCTCACTCAGTTCCATTGCATCAGCATcaccagcctgggagagctgtgactttcccctgctcctcaccaTCCACACTGCTCCATCAGACCCTCAGTGCCAGACTGCCTCTCAGCAaggctggctgagctgcccagcactcaggcaggcaggagggagagcgGGAAGGCGGCGCTGCCCACCTGGGAGTGCTTGGACACCCAGTGCCGCAGCACGTTCAGCACGCGGTTGGTGGCGGCTCTCCGGATCACAAACTCCTTGTCCCCGTTCCGCTGGTCCGTCGGGAACCCTGAAACTGCCAGGGGCCCTCAGCATGGCACAGCCCCTCAGGGAGGgctcacagcccctctggggctgccagaggAGCACCCCTTCCCTGTGTCAGGAggcaggggacacccagggacctGCACAGTCCTTGGGCAGTGCCATGCCCAgaccccagggcacagcctggagcaggctctgcaggctctgggggctcccagcccagagTGTGCCTGCAGGGAAACCCCTGTGGTGGCAATAGGCACCCCAGAGGCAGTCCCTGGGGCAGGTACCTGCGCTGGCCAGGGACATCCTGCGGTACTTCTCCTTGGTGGGGGTGCCCTCGTTGGCCCCTGCCGTGGCAATGGCAAAGGCAGAGGTGGCAGACAGGGCGCTGCGGGTGCTGTCCAGGTCCCGGCAGGACGTCATCACCATGCCATTGTTGTAGGAAAACAGCGAGAAATCTGCGGGAGAAGAAATCCAACACTCCTGTGGGCACCGCTGCTGCCAGACAGGGCCCCACACGTGCCAGCCCCCCGAGACACGGGCACCCCCAGACCTCACTCGTTACCTGATGAATTTTTGCACTTGATGGACTTGGGAGTCGTTGGAGATTTCGTTggggaagcttcagcttctgctTCATCGCTGTGGTTGGGATCTGTGTCCGACTCTTCCCTGACAGACACCTCTGAGCCTGGGAGGACAGGGAACCCCTTTACAATCgctgcacacaaacacagccaccTTTTAgttcttcccattttcctcaaGTCTGCCCCGTTCCAGCTTGGGATGCAGCCACCATGTATGGGAAAGGTACAGAGTTCTGCCATTTCTGTAGGATACTTTGGAACAGGCTTTTTCCTTGAGGTGGGGGggttgggtggtttttttgttttatcattaaaaattactgaGTTTTTTACTCCTCCTGAGTTTTCAGGAGGCAGGAGCTCTCTGTGCGTGCACCTAAaccagcccctcagtgccagaGCCCAAACCCACAGGCACTCACTCTGCTTGCCTGGCAGGGACTCCTCTTGCTTTTCCGAGGCTGCTTCTCCCTCGTCGGGGATCTTGTTGGGATAGCCACTGGACACGTAGAGCTTGTTGATGTCCAGCGTGGTCTTGCTGAAGGGGGCCATGGAGGAGTAGACGCCGGCGTAGCCgttggaggagcagctgagcgCGGCCAGGTCGAGCGCCTTGCCGCCGGTGATGATGGGGATGTTGAGGGACAGCTTCCTGCGCCGGCTGGGCGACGACGACTTGCTCAGCGACAGCGGCGGCGGCGACGAGAACTTGCGGTTGGCCCGGGGCGACTTGGGGGGCTCCCCGTAGAGCAGCTTGTTGTTCTGGCTGtttgcaaacagcagctccagggacctggcagggacagcgagaggctgagctggcacCCGCCCTGCCCAGGAGGTGCTCGGGAACCCCCCGTGGCACTGGGACCCCAGGGCGtgccccagccacagcagcagagccaaatGAGCCCCACCACCCCATGGGCAGCACTGGGACCCCAGGGCGtgccccagccacagcagcagagccaacTCCACCCCGTGGGCAGTTCCTGGCCCTCCCAGGAGGGGGGATACCCGCAGAGCTTGGATTCGTCTCCTTCCCCTGTTTGTGGGTAGCACAGCTCACGGGGAGCAGTGACAGTcccagggtggcagcagggacaggacaggtccctggcagcactgcagcctcacCGTGCAGGGATGGCACTGATGGGCTTCTTGTAGATGGTGATGAGCTTGTCGAGCACCACGAGGGCGGTGGTGAAGACGCGGTAGGAGTGCAGGAAGGTGTTGAGGAAGTCGATGCTCAGGAAGCGCAGGTCCGtcagcctctccagcagccGCTCCACGCTGGCATAGCGGATCTGCAGGACCTTGCAGGAATTCATCGTTTTACTGAACCTAATGTCAACATCATCACAATACAAGCTGGCATCAGACCTGCAGAGAAACGAGATTTCTGTGGTTCCAGCCTGGAACGAAACCAAGACACCATGGGAAGCGGTGCAGGAAGGAGCCCTGTTCCTATGGGTGTCCCCATGGAAAACACAGGTGGGAATGCTCCCAGGGAAAACCCAGGAATCCACACCCTGGAATGGGCTCCTGGAATGGGTGGAGTgctcagcaggcagagggatgtGGATGGGCCATCCCCAGGTGCAGACAAGCCAagccccctcccctgcctggcagcagggaatggggcaggaacACCCCCATGCTGCCCCGTCCCCAAAGCTAGGACCAGCCCCCCTTGTCCCACAcatgtcccagcacagcctttgcACCCCAGGACCTACAGGGAGGACAGCCCCCCGCCCCTCCCTTCTGGCACTTTTACCCCCTCTTTActattgttatttttctctgaactcTCCCCCTTAGCATTCCCACCTCCCCAGCACATGCAAATCCCTCAGCAGCCAATTAACGCTGCTAATCACCATACTGGGACAGCCCACGGAGCACACGGGGGAGGCCGTGAGGTCCCAGGGAGGTCCCAGTGCTCCCGAGGCTCCTGGCAGTGTTGGGCTGCCGaggagctgtgtcctgccccTGCACACTCACTTGATCATCTGAGGCACGGTGACCTTGGAGTTCTCCTCGAAGGCGTTCATCATCAGCCCATTGCAGCGGATGTTGTCCACGCACTGCAGAGACACGGGCGGCACGtggaggagctcagggcttggctttccccagagcagccacatCCCCGCTCCCTGCAGGTCCCACACCCCAGGGGCGCCAGGAGAGCTCCCGGGGTGCAAAcccaggctcagagcagcagtggggccGTGGGCACACAGCAAACCCGGGGTTACCTGCCTGCCCAAACTGATGCCACGGCCCAGCAGGGACCCCGTGGCAGCTCCTCGTGCTGAGAGCTCCACACCCCACCCTGCTGGGTCCTACCTGGCTGATGTCACTGGTCCATgcagccttctcctgcctggACGAGGCCACCAGGATAACGGTGAAAGATGAAGAATCTTTTGGCTCCACCACGATTTTGAAGTCAAGGTGGTCAATGTCTTGTCCTGATGTTTTGGCTTTGGAACAGAAAAAGCCCACCCAATGATTGGGAAAGCCTTTCCCATCCCCTCTCTCCCAGCCAGCTTTCAAGGAAGGTTAATTCAGGTTCTTGTGGGTTGCTGGCTGCCCCAGGAAGATCAGGTCTGTCTAAGTGTGGGTCTGCTTGGTTCACAGTAAATAATTAATCTAATTAAACCTCAATCGTGGATTCCTTGAATCTACTGGCACCAGGATGTGACCCACTCACCAAGCACAGCCAGCCACCTCCCCAGAACCTACCGTCCTCATCGGTGCTCTCGGGCTCCTCCACCAGCGTGCAGTCGATGAGGGAGATCACCCCGTTCTGCAGGGGGACAaagggggctcagccctgccagcctggggctgggcatcccccagcacagcccccaccAGGCCGGGAGTCAGGCTTCAGCAGCGGGACccccctggggctggtggctcctctgtccttgtccccaccccagggctggggacaggtccgtgtccccaggggacagcccaggggaggGGGACACACACACGGCCTCTGCTTTCACTGGGAAAAACGATCTGTGCCTGCTGGGATCCCTGGGTTTTCCTTGTCAAATTGATCAACTaatttgtttataaattatttaataggagctttaaatttaattttcccaaAGTCTGTTGTTGCAATTATCAGCTCTTTGCCACGGACTGTAATCCTTCAAACTGATAATTTAATGCCAGTAACAAGCAATTTCTGTAAGATTCTTGCTCAATTAACTGCCAAACTTCCCCAAATAGACACGGGAACCCAGGGAGCaaccagaggagctgggagtgctacagacagcccaggctgtgatTCCAGCTTCTTCCAGAACAGACTGTCAACGTTTCTGCTGCAAACCAGGGTGAATTCTTTTATCAAGATCATGTAGTTTCTCATCTCTCCCGTGACTCAGCTCCGACAAGGATCACGTGAAATAAATCCAGGTGGCCGcaggctcccagcccagcatccctggggctgtgccagggcaggccAAGGGGGTCCCTGACCCCTCTGTCACCAGCTGGGGCCACAGCTGGGCCACCCTCTGTCCCCCCacgggcagggagcagcagcagccccggcccctCACCTTGGTGAGGTGCAGCTTGCCCCCAGAGCCGCGGGTGCAGATGATGAGGTGCTTGGAGAAGAGGAAGCACTGGCGCTCGCCCTCCTTGCGGAGCGACAGCGAGCCCAGCCGGCCCCGCGTGATCTTCCCTTTCTCCGACATGGGCACCTGGATCAGGGACCCTGCGGGGACACGGTGTCAGCCCCCACagccacacagcacagccccagagccaggcctgcccccagcccagggcgCTGCTCCAGGACCAGAGCTCCGcgtggtgctgctgcctccccagtgGGGCACCAGCAACAGCCAAGGCGCACCTCCCATGCCCTGATGGGGAAAGGGCAGGGACAAAACTGCCCAAAAgtgccagagctgcctgaaCTGATGTGCCTCTGATTAGTGAAAACTCAGAACCGagttatatatttaaatttcacAAGCCAGCAGCGCACACAGGACAGGGCCAGGGCCACGGGGCTCACATTCACCCCAGAGGGGAGGGATGCTGATGCTGACACAGACCTTGTCTGACGAAGGTCTGGCTGGTGTCCAGCAGAATCTCACAGCCCTCGATGATCATCCTCTCTATTGCCAGGTTTTTGCGAATGTTTTCAGTCTCACTCACTTCATCATGCATTATCCTGAAGGATGGAGGGGAGAAGatcagagctgggatgggatctgCACAAGTTTTCCCTTTGGACACATGGTGGGGCTGCACCAGGTAAAACCAAAACTGAAGGAATGTCAAGGCAATTGCAGCAGGATCCACCCAGACAGAGGCAGGAGCTCCAGAGGTGACCTGTACatctgcccaggctgtgcctccaGGCTGATGAATACTGAAATGGGAGTGCTTGGAAATCACAAAATTCAGATTCAGGGCAGACAGATCCCATCACCAGCCCCCTCTGATATCCCTGCTCCTTGAGGAGTGCGAAAAGGGATGGAAACTCTTTACAGGACTTAAAGTGTGCGGGTGGGTTTGGCACCAACATCCAGAACACTCCAGAACAGTCCACgggctggggaggaagaggataAAAAGCAGGGAATTATGGCCAATTCCCAAGAGCTCATCTCTGAGGCCCTCAGCGCCTTCCCACAGGGCAGCCCCACCAGCTCTGAACAGAGGACAGAACCAGACACTCAGAGCCATCCCAGTCCTGCAAAGCCTTCATTTCATCATCCAGGAGCCCTGGGAAACACTGTCTGtgtccaggagcagccaggagccgtcccacagcccagggatggaTCAGCAGCTCTCACCTGGACAGCTCTTCCAGCTTGGACTTGGCATAATCCAGGCTGTTCCTCTCCACGTGCTCGTGGGGCGTGTGAGCCAGCAGCTCGTGCAGGGTCAGGATGTACCTGGGGATCTGCAGCACgagggagagagcagagctcagcggggacagcaggggcccactctgggctgctcctgccatgcctggggacaccctggccTGAGTGGTTAAAGCTCCAAAGCTCCTTGTGCCAAAGCTGCATGAAGAGCGGGCACAAcgtggggctgtgcccaggaccCTGCTGGGATAACTggggagccagcagcacccagggtcCCCTCACAGTGGTGGCCCAAGCAGGCCCAGGAGCCATGTGGGACCACCAgggtgcagccccagggcagcctcagccaggctctgcctccaccacacagtgccagctgtgggcaTGGGGTGTGCGCTGCCTATCccacccccccagccccccgggCCAGCCCTGGCCGCAGGGCTCACCTGGAACATGGGGTAGGTGAGGAAGGTCTCCAGGGTCCTCTCCTCGCAGTCAGGCTTGGCCTCGTAGTGCTTGAGCAGCTTGTCGAAGTCGCGGTTCTGCTTGCAGTGCGCCAGGATCTGCAGGCTGTACTGGTGGTTCCGCACAAACTCCTGGTAGATGttcagcatgggcagcaggatgTCAAACAGGTcggctgcaggcagagcaggggcgTGGGTGGGCTGCTGCCGCCCCTCCTGGGAGCCAGCACCGccctgagcccagagcagccccggCGTGTCCCGCCCCtcgtgcccagctctgctgagctcagaAGGCTCTGATGGGACCCAGTGATGCTCTCCAGCATCAGCCCCCTGTGCACAGTCCAGCCCCACctcccagcaggaccaggagcacCAGAATTTGGTCACTCTGGGGTTTTACTGTGCGGCTGACGTGACCAAGCCAGGACATGTGTGCagggttttgctgctggttGGCAAatgcctgtggagctgcagaaggagcagcagcagcaggaggatgaggaggaggaggaggaggaggagggggcagcagcaCTCACCCAGCACCAGCGTGGGCCAGCTGGAGATCCGCGCCTTCAGGCCTTGGTAGAAAATTTGGTGCAAAAACATGATTGTTTCACTGGAAGAGGGACCAAGAGAGGATTAAGCCAGACCAAGAGCAGACAGATGAACGAGAGATAAATAAGGAGGAATTAAGACAaattccccagcccagggggagcagg
This sequence is a window from Camarhynchus parvulus chromosome 10, STF_HiC, whole genome shotgun sequence. Protein-coding genes within it:
- the RASGRF1 gene encoding ras-specific guanine nucleotide-releasing factor 1 isoform X1, whose protein sequence is MQKGMRLNDGHVAHLGLLAKKDGARRGYLSKRSADNTKWHTKWFALLQNMLFYFETDSSSRPSGLYLLEGCVCDRAPSPKPPLSAKDSLEKQHYFTVNFNHENQKTLELRTEDAKDCDEWVAAIAHASYRNLATEHEALMQKYLHLLQIVETEKTVAKQLRQQIEDGEIEIERLKAEIASLLKDHERIQASQSSAPSDDDSDIKKIKKVQSFLRGWLCRRKWKTIIQDYIRSPHADSMRKRNQVVFSMLEAEAEYVQQLHILVNNFLRPLRMAASSKKPPITHDDVSSIFLNSETIMFLHQIFYQGLKARISSWPTLVLADLFDILLPMLNIYQEFVRNHQYSLQILAHCKQNRDFDKLLKHYEAKPDCEERTLETFLTYPMFQIPRYILTLHELLAHTPHEHVERNSLDYAKSKLEELSRIMHDEVSETENIRKNLAIERMIIEGCEILLDTSQTFVRQGSLIQVPMSEKGKITRGRLGSLSLRKEGERQCFLFSKHLIICTRGSGGKLHLTKNGVISLIDCTLVEEPESTDEDAKTSGQDIDHLDFKIVVEPKDSSSFTVILVASSRQEKAAWTSDISQCVDNIRCNGLMMNAFEENSKVTVPQMIKSDASLYCDDVDIRFSKTMNSCKVLQIRYASVERLLERLTDLRFLSIDFLNTFLHSYRVFTTALVVLDKLITIYKKPISAIPARSLELLFANSQNNKLLYGEPPKSPRANRKFSSPPPLSLSKSSSPSRRRKLSLNIPIITGGKALDLAALSCSSNGYAGVYSSMAPFSKTTLDINKLYVSSGYPNKIPDEGEAASEKQEESLPGKQTIVKGFPVLPGSEVSVREESDTDPNHSDEAEAEASPTKSPTTPKSIKCKNSSDFSLFSYNNGMVMTSCRDLDSTRSALSATSAFAIATAGANEGTPTKEKYRRMSLASAVSGFPTDQRNGDKEFVIRRAATNRVLNVLRHWVSKHSQDFETNEELKFRVIGFLEEVIHDPELLTQERKAAANIIRTLTQEDPGDNQITLEEVVQMAEGVKAEPFENHSALEIAEQLTLLDHLVFKKIPYEEFFGQGWMKLEKNERTPYIMKNTKHFNDVSNLIASEIIRNGEIAARASAIEKWVAVADICRCLHNYNAVLEITSSLNRSAIFRLKKTWLKVSKQTKALIDKLQKLVSSEGRFKNLREALKNCDPPCVPYLGMYLTDLAFIEEGTPNYTEDGLVNFSKMRMISHIIREIRQFQQTSYKIEHQPKVTQYLLDQSGVMDEESLYEASLRIEPKLPS
- the RASGRF1 gene encoding ras-specific guanine nucleotide-releasing factor 1 isoform X4 — translated: MQKGMRLNDGHVAHLGLLAKKDGARRGYLSKRSADNTKWHTKWFALLQNMLFYFETDSSSRPSGLYLLEGCVCDRAPSPKPPLSAKDSLEKQHYFTVNFNHENQKTLELRTEDAKDCDEWVAAIAHASYRNLATEHEALMQKYLHLLQIVETEKTVAKQLRQQIEDGEIEIERLKAEIASLLKDHERIQASQSSAPSDDDSDIKKIKKVQSFLRGWLCRRKWKTIIQDYIRSPHADSMRKRNQVVFSMLEAEAEYVQQLHILVNNFLRPLRMAASSKKPPITHDDVSSIFLNSETIMFLHQIFYQGLKARISSWPTLVLADLFDILLPMLNIYQEFVRNHQYSLQILAHCKQNRDFDKLLKHYEAKPDCEERTLETFLTYPMFQIPRYILTLHELLAHTPHEHVERNSLDYAKSKLEELSRIMHDEVSETENIRKNLAIERMIIEGCEILLDTSQTFVRQGSLIQVPMSEKGKITRGRLGSLSLRKEGERQCFLFSKHLIICTRGSGGKLHLTKNGVISLIDCTLVEEPESTDEDAKTSGQDIDHLDFKIVVEPKDSSSFTVILVASSRQEKAAWTSDISQCVDNIRCNGLMMNAFEENSKVTVPQMIKFSKTMNSCKVLQIRYASVERLLERLTDLRFLSIDFLNTFLHSYRVFTTALVVLDKLITIYKKPISAIPARSLELLFANSQNNKLLYGEPPKSPRANRKFSSPPPLSLSKSSSPSRRRKLSLNIPIITGGKALDLAALSCSSNGYAGVYSSMAPFSKTTLDINKLYVSSGYPNKIPDEGEAASEKQEESLPGKQTIVKGFPVLPGSEVSVREESDTDPNHSDEAEAEASPTKSPTTPKSIKCKNSSDFSLFSYNNGMVMTSCRDLDSTRSALSATSAFAIATAGANEGTPTKEKYRRMSLASAVSGFPTDQRNGDKEFVIRRAATNRVLNVLRHWVSKHSQDFETNEELKFRVIGFLEEVIHDPELLTQERKAAANIIRTLTQEDPGDNQITLEEVVQMAEGVKAEPFENHSALEIAEQLTLLDHLVFKKIPYEEFFGQGWMKLEKNERTPYIMKNTKHFNDVSNLIASEIIRNGEIAARASAIEKWVAVADICRCLHNYNAVLEITSSLNRSAIFRLKKTWLKVSKQTKALIDKLQKLVSSEGRFKNLREALKNCDPPCVPYLGMYLTDLAFIEEGTPNYTEDGLVNFSKMRMISHIIREIRQFQQTSYKIEHQPKVTQYLLDQSGVMDEESLYEASLRIEPKLPS
- the RASGRF1 gene encoding ras-specific guanine nucleotide-releasing factor 1 isoform X3; translation: MQKGMRLNDGHVAHLGLLAKKDGARRGYLSKRSADNTKWHTKWFALLQNMLFYFETDSSSRPSGLYLLEGCVCDRAPSPKPPLSAKDSLEKQHYFTVNFNHENQKTLELRTEDAKDCDEWVAAIAHASYRNLATEHEALMQKYLHLLQIVETEKTVAKQLRQQIEDGEIEIERLKAEIASLLKDHERIQASQSSAPSDDDSDIKKIKKVQSFLRGWLCRRKWKTIIQDYIRSPHADSMRKRNQVVFSMLEAEAEYVQQLHILVNNFLRPLRMAASSKKPPITHDDVSSIFLNSETIMFLHQIFYQGLKARISSWPTLVLADLFDILLPMLNIYQEFVRNHQYSLQILAHCKQNRDFDKLLKHYEAKPDCEERTLETFLTYPMFQIPRYILTLHELLAHTPHEHVERNSLDYAKSKLEELSRIMHDEVSETENIRKNLAIERMIIEGCEILLDTSQTFVRQGSLIQVPMSEKGKITRGRLGSLSLRKEGERQCFLFSKHLIICTRGSGGKLHLTKNGVISLIDCTLVEEPESTDEDAKTSGQDIDHLDFKIVVEPKDSSSFTVILVASSRQEKAAWTSDISQCVDNIRCNGLMMNAFEENSKVTVPQMIKSDASLYCDDVDIRFSKTMNSCKVLQIRYASVERLLERLTDLRFLSIDFLNTFLHSYRVFTTALVVLDKLITIYKKPISAIPARSLELLFANSQNNKLLYGEPPKSPRANRKFSSPPPLSLSKSSSPSRRRKLSLNIPIITGGKALDLAALSCSSNGYAGVYSSMAPFSKTTLDINKLYVSSGYPNKIPDEGEAASEKQEESLPGKQSSEVSVREESDTDPNHSDEAEAEASPTKSPTTPKSIKCKNSSDFSLFSYNNGMVMTSCRDLDSTRSALSATSAFAIATAGANEGTPTKEKYRRMSLASAGFPTDQRNGDKEFVIRRAATNRVLNVLRHWVSKHSQDFETNEELKFRVIGFLEEVIHDPELLTQERKAAANIIRTLTQEDPGDNQITLEEVVQMAEGVKAEPFENHSALEIAEQLTLLDHLVFKKIPYEEFFGQGWMKLEKNERTPYIMKNTKHFNDVSNLIASEIIRNGEIAARASAIEKWVAVADICRCLHNYNAVLEITSSLNRSAIFRLKKTWLKVSKQTKALIDKLQKLVSSEGRFKNLREALKNCDPPCVPYLGMYLTDLAFIEEGTPNYTEDGLVNFSKMRMISHIIREIRQFQQTSYKIEHQPKVTQYLLDQSGVMDEESLYEASLRIEPKLPS